The Pseudomonas bijieensis DNA window GTTACTTATCTGTGATGGATACGATGCTCAGTTATTGGGTTTTGTTGTCCCAACTCTTGCCCAAGAGTGGGAAACGCCGAAAGCTGCCTTCGGTATTGTATTCACATGTAACTTGCTTGGACTGACCGTTGGCTCACTTTTGTTGACCCCTTTAGCTGATCGCTTCGGTATCAGAAAAACGCTCCTGACCTGCGTATTACTGTTCTCTGGGCTGACTCTTTTGTCCGCCTGGGCAGACGATATCTATACCCTCGCAGCCATACGCTTTCTTTGCGGGATCGGGATGGGTGGCGCTATGCCAAGCGCTATGGCTTTGATGGCTGATTATTCACCTCCAAGGATGAAGACGTTTTTCGTAACTATGGCTGCTGCAGGTTTTGCATTTGGTGGAGCAGTTGGCGGGTTTATCGCGGCCGGCATCATGCAAACTTACGGCTGGCATAGCATTTTCATCGTCGGCGGTGTAGCGCCTCTACTGTTGATGCCTTTCCTCTATCTCTGGCTACCAGAGTCCCTCTCTAGACTGTTCCGTGCAAAACATCTGTGCGATGCACTAGGAGCTATGCTCGACAAATTCTTGCCGCAGTGGACTCCGCCAGCCCCCGTATCGGATGGGAAACCTCAGAAGGTCACAATCGTTGATCTATTCCGCTATGGCTATCTGAAGCCTACGATTTTCATCTGGGGCTCATGCATTGCCAGCTTCACCGTTTTATATTTCACAGTAAGTTGGCTGCCTACACTTTTGCGAGATACTGGTTTCTCGTCCGGCGCTGCAAGCCTTACCACTTCTGCTTTCCTGGCATCAGGTACGCTTGGAGCTGTCTCGCTTTCATACTTGGCAGACAAGGTAAAGAGCAAGGTTTGGTTGGTAGGTAAGGTTATGGTGATCTGCGGCATCGCTACAGCTGTGGTCGGTCTCGAGCATGGGAACCCCACGCTTACCGTCCTTGCCGTTATGGTGGCTGGCTTCTGCCTCATTGGAGGATCGCTCACCTTAAACGGGGTCATCAGCAACTTTTACCCACCCCATGTCCGCGCAACTGGTGTGGGCTGGGCGCTGGGTGTAGGGCGGCTAGGCGCTATCGCGGGCCCCCTCGTTGGAGCGATGCTGATAGCCATGCACATTCCCTTCGTAGGTGTAATGCTGCTTGCGGCTATACCTGCGGTGCTTTCCGGGATCTTTGCCATGAATATCGCCAGCCCTAAATCAGTGTCATCTGAGAACACAGCGCCTGTTTCCGATACTGTAGAACCGCCTAAAGTTCAAAATAGCCAGCCAAAGTATCCTTAAGGCGAGGTTACTCGACCCTGCACAAGATCGTCCTGCAGCTCCTACGGTGCTGCAGGCATTCTTAGATCTTGGGTCGAAAAATAAATGAATGCGTAGAGCATGGCCGTTACTTAACTAACGTCCAAATCGCTGGGCGCGCCATTAGATTTATAAAATGGGTCTGCTCAGACTCATCGAAATCGAAGTTATTTAGAGTTGCTTGGCGCCGGTAGAGCCGGCGAGCACGGCTGTTCTGAATAAACATATTTAGGATTTTATAGTTCACCCAAGCGTGCTGCTTTGTCTTCCTTACTACAAAAACAATAGATGGGTAAAAAGATGGCATTAAATAAAGCAACCTGTTTCGCACTGCTTTCTGTCTGCTTTTCCGAAGTTCAGGCTGACGAAAAATCTTCTCCTGATTTTTTTGGGGATAGTAAGCTGTCAATTACATCCCGAAACTTCTACTTCAATCGGGATTTCCGACACGGGATGAGCAATGGTGGTGGCACCAATGCCTTCAAAGGGGCAGGGGAGCGCAACGGTTATGCCGAAGAATGGGCGCAGGGATTTATGGCCAATTTCTCCTCAGGGTTCACACCTGGAGCCGTCGGCTTAGGTTTTGATGCTTACAGCTTCTTGGGCTTGAAGTTAGACAGTGGAGGTGGTAGAGCAGGAGTCCGGCTGACACAGTTAGACAGTGATGGTGAACCCCGCGACCACTTCAGTAAATCAGGGGCGGCGTTAAAACTGCGTTATGGTGGTGGCCTGTTCCAATACGGAAACCTCTTTCCAAGCGTTCCGGTATTGTCGGTGAATACAGTCAGGCTCTTCCCTAGTTCGGCTACAGGAACAATGCTCGGATGGGATGTAGAAAAATTGCATCTTGACGCAGCTCATTTTACTGGTCAGGGTGGTGTCGACTCGTCGAATAACGATGATGATTTTACGACGGACTATGGTTTGCCAATCGCAATCAAGTCCGTTAGCTACGTAGGCGCAAAGTATAGCTTTGGAAGCTCATTGAAAGCGTCTGTGTACGCTTCCGAAGCGGAAGATACTTGGAGGCAGTACTACCTCAATGGCAACTACACCCATACTATCGATCCTGCCCAGTCCGTTATCTTTGATGCCAACGTATACCGTACGGTTGATGCTGGTCGCAAACTAGCGAGCGTAATTGACAACACTACCTACTCGTTATCCCTTGCCTACCGGTTCAATGCCCATACGGTTACGCTCGCATATCAAAAGGTTCAGAGCGATGAGCCTATGGACTGGCTGGGATTTGGTACATCTCCAGGTGTCGTTTCGCTGGCCAATGCGATCCAGTATTCGACATTTACCGAGGCTAATGAGCGTTCTTTTCAGATTCGTTATGACATCGATATGGCGCCGTTTGGAATACCAGGTCTTTCGTTCATGACACGGTATGCAAGAGGGGATAACGTCAGCAACCGGGACAGCGACAATACATTTTATACGCGCCGATATGTCTATCCCGAAGGTGACGACGTGCGCCATTGGGAGCGAGATATTGAAGCAAGGTACGTCGTACAATCTGGCCCAGCCAAGGCTCTGTCCGTTCGCGTGAGGCAGGCTACCCACCGAGGATCGGCCGGGTATCGATATGCTGATAACAACGAAGTTCGTGTAATCGTTGACTACCCAATATCGATCTTCTAATGATCAGGGCAGCGGCCGTGTTAGGCGTGCTGCTAGAGAAATCATGCGTCCCTGGAGTTAGAGCGAACGGACGGTCTCGTCGTGCCCGGGCCCTCTAGCCAAATCAAAGGCTCTCCCAATAAGGCGGAGAGCCGATTTTCTCGATGAGAAAGTTTGATACCTCACGCACTTTCCTTGAACGAAGCCTATTCTCTGGAGAAAGGATTTGTACCTGCATCTGTTCGGCAGAAGCAGAAACATCCCAGTCGGTGAGTAGCTTAAGAAGGCGACCCTCTCGAAAGCTCAACGGATCGAAAAGCCAGCTTGGGAATAGGACGAGGCCCTGACCTGCCATGGCAGCCGCAACCAAAACCTCGGCGTTATTGCTTCTGAGTGGCCCGCTCACCTCCAACATTTTGAAAGTCTCCTCGGGAGGGCGTTTGCAGTACCAGCGTTGTGCGCCCTGGTCACCCTTGTAGAGCAGGCATGCGTGATCACTTAGATCACCGGGAGAAAGGGGCTTGCCGTGTGTTTCGAGGTAGGCGGGACTGGCGGCAAGTACGTAGCGTTGACCACTGACAGTGCGCCCGATCAAACCTGAATCGATGACATGGCCCACCCGGATGGTGATGTCAGCTCCCTCCTGGACAGGGTCAATGAGAGCGTCCGTGAGAGTGAGCTCCACCTCCAGTTCAGGGTATTCCTTCTGCAGGCACACTATAAGCGGGGCTACGTGACGCCGACCCAGTGCGACGGGCGCATTAATCCTGATGAGCCCCTTCAATCCGACGTCTGCCTGCGCCAGGTCTTCCGCTGCAGCATCGAGTAGCCCAACGGCTTCCTTCACCTGCAGGTAAAAACGCTCTCCATCCTCAGTGAGTTTCACCGCCCTGGTGCTCCGGTAGAACAACTGGCGCCCCAGCTCTTCTTCTAAGGCCGCGATGAATCGAGAAACTGACGATGCCGGCACTTCAAAATGCCTGGCTGTAGCGAGGAAGCTCCCAGTCGTTGCAACCATGAGAAAGTAGCGTAGGGCTTTAATTTGCATGGGGTGCCTGCACAGGTTTTGAATGCAAAAATGCGATAAAAGCAATTATGTCATTATCATTATGGCCTATATAGCATCGATTTATGGGGTGCTGGCCTCTGAGTCCCTGCCTAGAGCGGCAAGGTGCATTACCGACTTAGCGGAAGAGTAAATCTGCGTATGCGAGTCTGCCCTGGTGTCCCAGAGCGACTGCCTAAGGCTTTTTCAGTTATGAAAACTCTCGCAGGCCGATCATGCAGGTATTGCAATGAGATGGGGCTCTATACGCAGATGCCTAGGTCTGTGCCCTTCACTGGGCGACGTTTCGAAGGCTGATCCACCTGCGACAAGCGCGGATTGATCATCACTGACCATCTCGCATACCAGCACGCGAACGCTTAATCATGCATCGGGGTGGATGTACCGGATGGTGATACGTACATTCGCCCAATCCTTCCTCATCTCATTCAGCACTTCGTGGCGCGCGTTGTTGAGATGCCACCGGACATCGCTCCTGGGTTGGTGGGCGATTATCTTTTTGAGATTCAACTCGCCTGCCTCAATTGCTTTTGCAAAGACTGGGATCTCAAGATTGTTGGCCAATATCTGAGTTTGAAGCTCTCCCAGAGCTGTGGCACCAAGGCGCCGAATGCTTTCGTTGGTGGTCGCATACTCTGGATCATATTTCAGTAGTTCCGCCTCGCGAGCATACGAAACGAGAAACCACATCCTTTGATCGTAAGCCTTCAACAATTCACGAAGCATTTTACGGTTTTCAGTCGCGAGCCTCACTATGCAACCTCCTCAGGCAACCACTAGATCGAGGCAAAAGAGTTTACTGGCGTGAGGGCGATCACGACCACGTGATTGTTTTCTGGTGATCACCCTTCAAGCTTTCTGATAAGCCCACCAAATTGTTGCGCAGGCTCAACATAGCGTAGCGCGGACTTCATATCGCTCCAGCCAACGTACTCCATAAGCGTTTTGATGTCCCAGCCTGAGCTCGCGGCCCAAGTGGCAAATCCACGTCGGATTGAATGAGCACTGTAGATTTCCGACGGTAAGCCGCACCTTCCCAGTGTGTCACGAAGCAGGGGAATAAGACTATGGGCCGCAATCGGGCGATCACTGATGTTGCCCCAGCGATCAATCGCTCTGAAGACACCGCCGCGGTTTAAGCCGGCTGCTTCAATCCAGGTCAGATATGCTTCGACCGGGCACAGTCTGCTCAACGATGGTGTCTTGTACTCACGCCCGATGTTCTGCCGGTCTCCTTTAGTCGATCCCAGGTAAAACCGGATCCCGACGTAGCGCTCGGCATGGGTATTCTCGATCGTGAGTCTGGCTAGCTCATCTCCGCGAAAGCCCCTCCAAAAACCAATAGTCAGCAGGGCGATGTCCCGCGTCCCCTTCAGAAGTGCGGCCATGTTGCCGACGGCTCTTGCCTGAGCAACTTCATTCTCCAGGTGCGCTACCGCTTTTTCGAGGTGCAGTAGCGCCAGAGGAGCTGCTTGCTTCTGTTGCACGGGGTGTACCGCCCGAATGCCCTTCAGCAACTGCCTGACCTTAGGGGCTTTGGTGGGGTCGGGGAAGCCGTTGCTTTGGTGCCAGTTGGCAAGCGCGGCTAAGCGTTGCTTAAGAGTGCTGAGCGCTAGCTGGTCTGCGTACTCAGCGATGTACCGTACCACCGACTCAGTGGTGGTGGGGAGATAGCCGCCCCACGCCACCTCGAAGTGGCTTAGGGCAGCGGCATAGCTCTTCGATGTGTTCTCTCGCACGCTCGCTTCTAGATAGCGATCGGCTTTGCTGGGCACCTCGACCACACACATTCCCCACTCGAGCCCTTGGTGGCCCGTCTCTGCCGTTTGTTACCTTGACAAGCCATTTTACGCCCGACCGTTCGCCTGGCAAGCCATAACCCTCGATTATCTCTTGCCAGTTGTCGGCAAATTCTCAGCAAGGTTTAACATTTTCGTATTATGTAATCGCATGACATGTGACATGACACGAAATAGTCTGGAGGGCGTATGGCGCGAGGCGGCGTTAACCTAGCGGTGGTGCAAAAGGCGCGAAACAGCCTGCTAATGCGCGGTGTGTATCCCAGCATTGATGCAGTCCGGGTGGAGATAGGAAATACCGGGTCAAAGACCACGATCGCGCGGTATCTAAAGCAGCTGGAATCACCAGGATCAGAAGCGAACCCTCGTGAACGCATGAGCGGCGCGCTACGCGGGGTTGTCGAAAGCTTGTTGGATCAAGTCCAGGAGGAGGGCAGTCAGGCCTTTCTTGAAGCACGAGCAGAGTTCGAGCACGAGCGTAAGCTCTTGGTCTCCCGAGCCGAGGCACTTGAGAGCGAGCTCGATGAACTCAAGCTCCGTTTCAACGCGCAAGGGCATATCTTGGCTACTCAGACTGAAGAGCTCAAGACCGCCCAGTCCACACTGCAGACTGAGATCACGCGCAACGCCAGGCTCACCCAGAGCAACAGTGATCTCGAAGTCCGGATTCAAGAGAAGGATGGGCAGATCCAGTCTCTGGAGCAAAAGCATACGCATGCCCGGGAGGCCCTCGAACACTACCGTTCTTCGATCAAGGAACAGCGAGACCAAGATCTGAACCGCCACGAGTCCCAGGTCTATCAAATGCAGCAGGAGCTGACCGTCATTCAGCAGGCGCTCATGGTCAAGCAGGAGGAGATCACGCGATTGATCCGGGATAACGAGCGCTTCATTGCCGAAAATCGCCAGCATGCCAGGGACGCCTCGCAATATCGTGAGGCTGTCGAAACCCTGCGGGGTGAGTTGAGCATTGCCAATGCTGCTACTGCGCGTGCGGAAGGTGCGAAGGAACTGCTCGCTCAACAGTTGGAAGCAAAGGCTAAAGAGGCTGGTGAGTCTCAGTCGAAAATCGCAGCCGCGAAGCTAAGGGAGGTGGATCTGGCACACAAACTCACCACCGCAGAGGCTGAGCTGATGGCTTTGCGCGTATCGAGTGAGGCGGATGGCTCGCAGGCGTAATCCAGAGAACCTTGAACCCATTAGCACATCGCGGAGTACATTTGTACTTCTTTCAGAATTCGCAGCTCGCGATCCGAGCCAGGTAGTCCCCATGCGAACCAACGCCTGCCATACCCTCTAACGTCAGGCTTACCAGTATCTGTATAGCCGAAGCCAGCTCGCTCAAAGTAAGCGTCTGACGAACACGCATTCAAAAATCCACGATCATGGCAAGCGTTTGATTAAAGCGCTGTGGTTTGCAATCCGCGCTGAGAAAACTCAATAGCTGGTGGCTTTGGAGCACCTGAGACCTCGCAGCGATTCAGTAGGTCAACTCCCTGCGCGGAAACGCTCGTTTGGCTACTGCACTAGCGCTGAAGAGGTTGCCAGATTTGCCCGGGCCCACTCCTCAGCGGTCGTGACCTGAATCGATTGCTGCGCGTTGAAGGTGCCTGCTTTAGGCCAGGCCACACCTCTGCCCTGAGCGAAAACAGCGCGGTACTTCTTGATGTGATGCGTTGGGTCTTTATCCAATTCTTGGAGCAAGTACGGAACAGTCCATACGTTACGTTTGAACGGGCGGCCCAGTGCACGTTCGAGGAGGCTCGCAACCTCTCCGTATGTCACAGTGTCTCCCGAGAGGTACACAATCTGATTGCGGAAGCGAGGTTCAAAGAAAACGATTTCCGCTGTCAACGCACCGATGTCGTCTGGAGTCGTAAGCGTCACGCTGGTCTCAAGACTGCCTAGTGCGTTCACGGTATCGTTTTCCAAGTCCACAACCTCGAATACAGGCTCGAACAGAAAGCTGGTGAACATACCCGTCGAGATGATTACCCATTCAGTTTTATCCTGGGCACGAAGCAATTCGCGAACATCAAGCTGAGCATCGAACAGATCCTGAGGACTGCCCCGACCGATTACCTCGAAGTCGACACCAAACTGCCACGGGAAGTAGCGCTTCACACCGGACTTCAGAGCAGCGGTAGCCAGTTTCATAGGGGTTTCCCGGCCTGCAACCATGCCTGCACAGCCTATTACGGTATCGAAACGTGCGAATACTTCAGCCAGCTGATCGATTGAGTCATTCACGAGGTCTGCGGCCACCATCTGGATGCCGAGGCCCCGAAGCTCATCGATTTCGACCTTTTTCTCGGGCACCTCAGTGTTGATGGTCGAATCCCTGAGCAGCACGCTGATTGTGGAACCGGGCGCGCGCTTTGCTACTCGCGCAAGATTACGCAAAACCGGTAGCCCAAGCTCACCGGCGCCTAGAACGAGAATAGATTGGGGGGGAAACTGGGTCACTTCGGTCATGATTTCTCCTGAGATCTGTTGCCTGTAAGATGAACAAATGCTTGCATGATTTGCCAACGCTCGTAAGAAGGCACACCTGTGATACCAGAGAATGAAATGACCAATCAGGCTGTTCTCAGCCAGGCAGAGACAATCTGCCGGACGCTTAGAGAAGATGATGATGGCGTCAGGCGGGAGGTGCTTGCTCACGCAGGGAGCCGCTGGTCGTTAGGAATCCTGCATGCCTTGGGGGTGTACGGGAGGATGCGCCATGCCGAAATAAAAAGGCAGATGACTGGTGTGACTCAGCGGATGCTGACGAAAACGCTCCGCTCTATGGAGCGGGATGGCCTGGTAGCTCGGCGAGAATATGGTGAAATTCCCCCACGCGTTGAGTACGAGCTGACGCCGCTGGGGATGGAGCTGTTGATCCGCATGTCTCCTATCTGGACTTGGGTTGTCGAAAACGTTGAGGATTTCCGCAAGGCCCGACGCATTTTCGACAGCCAGGACGGCAAGCAACCCGCATGGCAAACACCCACATCGACACCATTAGATTTAGAAGCGTCTGACTAATGGCTATTAAGAGCCCGGCGACCATCGATGCGGTAGTAGTTGGCCAATCGTGCTGTCCTTTTGTGTCGGCAACCGGGTCAGTACATCCTTGAGGTAGGCGAACGGATCATGCCCGTTCATGCGTGCCGACTGAATCAAGCTAATTATTGCCGCAGCCCGTTTGCCGCTCCGCAGCGATCCGGCGAACAGCCAATTGGAATGCCCAAGTGCCTGCGGCCTGATCGTGTTTTCCACCGGGTTGTTGTTGATGGGCACTGCACCATCATCTAGGTAGCGCGTCAGCGCTACCCAGCGTTTCAGGCCCACTTCCCACGCACATGTTGCTCAACGGTAAACACGCCCGGCGTGTAATCCAGTTTCTCGCTGACGTCTTCGCCGATACGCTGAAGTTGGCAGCCGCAGGCGCACTGAGTGCTTTGCGGTTCCTGACGAATTAGGGTACGTGGGAACTGCGCAGGCAACGGAACACGCTTGGGCTGCTGACTGGGTTTGTCGGGTGCAAGGGCGGGACGATGTGCTTTCAACTCGGCGTCGATGGCTTCGAGCTCGGTGCTGAGCAGATCATCCAGCAAGCTGCCTTGCGCCGGGCTTATTTGCTCGCTGCGCTTGGCAAACTTGTGCCGTTTACTCGAATGCTCGGAAGCCCTCGTCGCAGTACCACTCACTTCTGAGAAGCGCTTGGTACATGGCGGTGTCCCAAGCATTCACATGGACAGCCTTTTTTCCGGCCGCAATTACCCGAAGGTGATCTTGTACTCCGGCTAGGGCGGAGTCCGACCAGACCAGGTCGAGCGTGTCCTTAAGATTCGCGAGTTCGTTACTGGCCTCGATTGAGAACCTTGAAGCCAGTTTGTAGTCCCTGAAATGCGCTAGCACCCTGGTCTTATCGACCTGATCCCAATCCTCTGGGGGGCTCACGAAAAACTCGAGAACGGGCGGGGTTCCAGTAATCACCCGCGCGTGTAGCCACTGGTCACTAACCATCCGCTGATGCTCAAAATACGGATGGAGGGTTTGTTGGTCTTGCGTAGTCGCAGTGGCTGCATTTTTGCCAGTATTGCAGTCCTTGCAGGCGGGTACGAGGTTCCACGGCAAGACGGACAGTATCGGGAATTTGGCTTTCGGCAGGTAGTGGTCGAGAGTGCTCGCCTGGCCGAACCCACAGAATGGGCACTTTTTACGCGGAGCCTTACCGAGTATGTCGGTGTACACCCTCCTAGCGGGTTTCGAGTCACCCACCATGTGAGAGGAGTAGGTAGCTTTCAGCTCCTTCTTGGTTACTTGGCCGACCACGATGTCGTCGTTATCGCAATCGATAGCAGGGATCGCGAAGAGGTGATTGATAAGGCCTTTCTGCTGGTAGTCTACTGCAGCGGCAACCACCTCTGCTGTAATGGCTTGCAAGCGAGCTCTCAGATCCTCGTCAGCAATGCTGTTTACACAGAGGTCGTAGACCAGCTGCGGATCCTGAGCGGGAACGCTGATTGCTCTCATAGGTCAGACTCCCACTGCTTGTCACGTGCGATGGTCATGGATCTCAAGAGTGCCTGGCCTTCGGTGCCAATCTGACCTGCGTAATCCCCCCTGATTTGCTCGTAGGGAGCACCTGTTCGGACGTCGGCGGCTAGGAGCTCGTGGAAGCCTGATTTGCTCACCTCCAGACCGAAGACGTGTCGAGTCAGGACGCCAACGTTCTCTGCAAACGTCTCGGCATCCGGGCGGTCGATAGTCGCTGTCTCGCCACTCCTGTTGATGATGGATACGCAAGACTTGGGTACTTCCTGCAGAACTACAGGTGAGTGGGTGGCGATGATCGCTACAGCGTTTCGCGCCGTGAGCAAATCGGACAATGCCCGGGTGAAAGCAGACAGCAGAGGAGGGTGCAGGTGGCTTTCTGGTTCATCAATCAACACCAGCGTTTTCTCGTCTACGGTTTCGACGAGCTGGGTAATGGTCAGCAGAACAATAGCGTGGCCAGAGCTCATCCCTTCGAGCATGGTAGTGCTGCGTCGGACGAACTCGGCCTTGGTTTCTGATCCATCGGCGTCAAAAACCGCAATCAGCTGGATGAGGTTCATTTCCTCGAAATTGAAATCAGATTCGAGCTTGTGAATAGCTTTGATCCACCGTGCTCTCTTTGCGCTAAGGCTAAGGCAGACTTTGAGACTATCGGCCAAATCAATGCAGAGGTGGGGCTTGGTTTTCAACCCCCAAACATCCTCTCCCTCGGCGGCTAGCACCTTGTGCTTAAGGCCTACATATCGATATCTCATCCCCTGACTGGGGTCATCCTGGTTCGGCGGGGGATCAAATGGATCGAACGCGCTGAACGAAACCGACACCACACCTGCAAAGTCATCATTGGTCAGCGGTCGCCTGAAGCTCCACATGTTCTTGTTGAAAAAGCAGCCTTTGGCGTACACCTCTTCACTTGGCGTGACCAAGGAGTCAACCATGCCATTCAACAGGGTTGTTTTACCCACCCCGTTTCGGCCAATCAAGATGTGAACATTACTGGAGGGTTTGACATCTGGATCGACACTGAACTCGAGAGTCAGCGGTGCGATTCCGTCTGATCTTGCCTTTTCGTAAAAGAAGTCGTAAGGGGTCAGTGGGGCGTCCCCGGTGAGGATCCGCTTGAATTGGTGGTCAATCGTTGTTGGGTTCACTGCCCGAAGCAGGGAAGTGCTAAACGCTAACTCTGAAGAGGAAGCCTCCCGACGCTCCTTGGAGAAAGCCACATCCCCTAACGCGTGGAGGATTGCATGAGCCTCCTCCAGCGAAAACAGCTCAAGTAGTTTCCGATAGTATTCGACGTCCTGCCCCAGGCTGAAAAATTTGGGTTCTAACGACGTGAATTCATCAGGCATCCCGTGTTCAGTCCAGCCTTCAGATTGCCCTTGGTAAGCGATCTTCAAGTCACCAACTCTATGTTCGACCCCAGACCCATCAACGATGACAAGGACAAATTTGGTTTTGTAGCCGTAGTCGTCCCAGTTATCTACATACAAAACCCCAGAGTTTCTTGCATCCTGCTGGAGCTTACCTCGGTGTTGAACCTTGATGAATTTCATGCTCATGACGTCCTTGCTCTGAGGGCACACGCGGTGTGTTTTTGGTGATGGCCATTTGGCTCCATGTTAACGGATCGATATGCTCTGAGGAACCTGATGGGAGTTAGTGGACTGGAGGAAGCAAAAACGCCGCCTATAAGTTAACCTCCGAAGTTGAGCGGGCAACCGGGGGCAGCACGAAGCCTGAAATTGCGTTTGATGCCGACTTGGCCAAGCAGGCCAACGTATAGGCTAGTTATGCCCTGTTCGAGGTCGCCGCGAGGAAGTAGTGGGAAGCTGAGTTGATGCAGAAGCTTTCCAATGTCGATGCCGGTCTCGAAAAATGGGCGACGGGATGTAGGAGAGTAGTGCTATCGCTATTCCTCTCCCTGCGACTCCAGTGTAAGGAGTCGAGCTGTGGTGACCGCGGCTTGGAGATCAAGATGGCTTGAGGCGAACGACTTCATGAGGAGCGGGCGGGGAAGGGCCCAATCCCATTTCTCTCGGATCATGTTTTCGACATTTTCCAAGATCGGCTCTACGTTCGAGATATCCATTTGACCGACCACGTGCAACGCTCGCAATGTGTCCTCCGCGCCGAATGCAACTTCCAGGAGTAGCCCGGTGTTTTCACACTGAATGCCCACATGCCTGAGCAACAAGGCCAGCGCATCGTTGGTGTAATCCCCTCGCCAGGTTGCCACATGGCTTACGCTGGCAGAGCCAATTATCGCCGCGTCACCCAACCTGAGAGCGCGGAAGTTACTCCGAGCCTCGTCTAGTAGAGCTTGAGCGTGTTTGTCCAGGAAGGGACAGGATGTGGTTTCCATCAACACGTTTCGCATTTCAAGCCTGACACGATCATCCACCTGGGCACCAAGTCCATCAAACTGAGGAGGCTCGCCGCCCCGCGCCGGTGTGACCACGATCACCTTTGCTTCGAGGTCGACATCCTGAACCTGCCAACGCCTTCCGCCGAAGATGATGCGCTGTCCCTTGGTCAGGGGTTTGCTGACCGGCAGCGAGCCAAGTGGCTTGCCATCCCGGAGCAAACGAAACTCTTCATCGCTTGTGAAGGCGGTGTAGAATTCATAGTGGTTGATCAACCGCTCCCCGAGTTCGCCAGGCAGCAGAAGTCCTGAGCTGTCCTGGACGATCAATTCCTTCTCACCCATACCCTTGAGCAAAGCCAGGAAATCAGGCTTGGTTACGCTCGCAAAACTGCCGCTTGCTATGAGATTTCCCCATAATTGCGCCGCCGAGGCACCGCCGAGCTGAGCAATCGAAGACAAACACTGCTGCACCAGTGTCGAGGCGTGTAGGCCTCCCGATCGAGGCGGCTCAAACCATCCACTGATCAGCAAGCGGATCATAGCGACCGTTTGGACAAGGCCCTCACGTAATTGATCGGAGAGATCCGACTTATCTGTTAAAGGGCGCTCCTGGCAGTACGCCCTGAGCATCGCAGGCTCACCGGGTCGACGACCAGAGCGGCCAAG harbors:
- a CDS encoding HNH endonuclease translates to MRAISVPAQDPQLVYDLCVNSIADEDLRARLQAITAEVVAAAVDYQQKGLINHLFAIPAIDCDNDDIVVGQVTKKELKATYSSHMVGDSKPARRVYTDILGKAPRKKCPFCGFGQASTLDHYLPKAKFPILSVLPWNLVPACKDCNTGKNAATATTQDQQTLHPYFEHQRMVSDQWLHARVITGTPPVLEFFVSPPEDWDQVDKTRVLAHFRDYKLASRFSIEASNELANLKDTLDLVWSDSALAGVQDHLRVIAAGKKAVHVNAWDTAMYQALLRSEWYCDEGFRAFE
- a CDS encoding DEAD/DEAH box helicase, coding for MWSQGWTSLRDAQEWAVPALVGADRDVIIAASTAAGKTEAAFLPILTNLLNNSEPAGAVLYISPLKALINDQWDRLSRLCERLGLPVVAWHGDVAASKKQRFLKSPEGILLITPESLEALFVNRGSGLPGAFQNLRYIVVDELHAFIGSERGKQLQSLMQRVEIVVGRTLPRVGLSATLGEMSLARKFLRPVCPDGITVIESKSSGQELQVQVRGYIEQPMQRLVVEHPRNASTDEGAEKEDISGTKVAIAGHLYKVLRGHNNLIFPNRRQEVEWFADRLRSLCENDGVPNEFWPHHGSLSKELRQDAERALKAGDPPASAVCTTTLELGIDIGSIRTVAQIGCPPSVASLRQRLGRSGRRPGEPAMLRAYCQERPLTDKSDLSDQLREGLVQTVAMIRLLISGWFEPPRSGGLHASTLVQQCLSSIAQLGGASAAQLWGNLIASGSFASVTKPDFLALLKGMGEKELIVQDSSGLLLPGELGERLINHYEFYTAFTSDEEFRLLRDGKPLGSLPVSKPLTKGQRIIFGGRRWQVQDVDLEAKVIVVTPARGGEPPQFDGLGAQVDDRVRLEMRNVLMETTSCPFLDKHAQALLDEARSNFRALRLGDAAIIGSASVSHVATWRGDYTNDALALLLRHVGIQCENTGLLLEVAFGAEDTLRALHVVGQMDISNVEPILENVENMIREKWDWALPRPLLMKSFASSHLDLQAAVTTARLLTLESQGEE
- a CDS encoding AAA family ATPase — protein: MKFIKVQHRGKLQQDARNSGVLYVDNWDDYGYKTKFVLVIVDGSGVEHRVGDLKIAYQGQSEGWTEHGMPDEFTSLEPKFFSLGQDVEYYRKLLELFSLEEAHAILHALGDVAFSKERREASSSELAFSTSLLRAVNPTTIDHQFKRILTGDAPLTPYDFFYEKARSDGIAPLTLEFSVDPDVKPSSNVHILIGRNGVGKTTLLNGMVDSLVTPSEEVYAKGCFFNKNMWSFRRPLTNDDFAGVVSVSFSAFDPFDPPPNQDDPSQGMRYRYVGLKHKVLAAEGEDVWGLKTKPHLCIDLADSLKVCLSLSAKRARWIKAIHKLESDFNFEEMNLIQLIAVFDADGSETKAEFVRRSTTMLEGMSSGHAIVLLTITQLVETVDEKTLVLIDEPESHLHPPLLSAFTRALSDLLTARNAVAIIATHSPVVLQEVPKSCVSIINRSGETATIDRPDAETFAENVGVLTRHVFGLEVSKSGFHELLAADVRTGAPYEQIRGDYAGQIGTEGQALLRSMTIARDKQWESDL
- a CDS encoding IS66 family transposase zinc-finger binding domain-containing protein, with the translated sequence MLGTPPCTKRFSEVSGTATRASEHSSKRHKFAKRSEQISPAQGSLLDDLLSTELEAIDAELKAHRPALAPDKPSQQPKRVPLPAQFPRTLIRQEPQSTQCACGCQLQRIGEDVSEKLDYTPGVFTVEQHVRGKWA